From Micromonospora auratinigra:
GCTGGGCCTGGTCTTCGTCGGCCTGCACCTGGTGATCCGCTGGCTGGCACCCTTCGCCGACCCGGCGCTGCTGCCGGCGGTCGCCCTGCTCAACGGCATCGGCGTGGGCTTCCTGCGCCGCTACGACCTGGCCCAGGCGGCGCCGGAGGAGCGGGAGAACCTGGCCACCTTCGCCGGCACCGGCGGCCGCCAGCTCGCCTGGACGCTCGCCGCGGTGATCCTGGCCGCCGCTCTGCTGGCGATCCTGCGGGACCACCGGTCGCTGTCGCGCTACGCGTACACGCTGGGGCTGGCCGGCATCGTGCTGGTGATGATCCCGGCGGTGCTGCCGAACCGGTTCTCCGAGATCAACGGCGCCAAGCTGTGGATCCGCTTCGGCGGGTTCCAGATCCAGCCGGGTGAGTTCGCGAAGCTGGCCCTGCTCACCTTCTTCGCCTACTACCTGGTCCGCAAGCGGGAGGTGCTGTCGCTGGCCAGCCGCCGGCTGCTCGGCATCGACTTCCCGCGCGGGCGGGACCTCGGCCCGGTGCTGGTGGTCTGGATGATCAGCATCCTGGTGCTGGTCTTCGAGAAGGACCTGGGCACCTCGCTGCTCTACTTCGGCATGTTCGTGGTGACCCTCTACGTCGCCACCGAACGGGTCAGCTGGCTGCTGATCGGCCTGCTGCTGTTCTTCGGCGGCGCCTACCTCGCGTACGTGCTGGGCGGGACGATCGGCGGTCCCTTCGCCAACTTCTACCTGCGCGCCGAGATCTGGCTCGACCCGTTCGGTGACCCGTACAACAAGGGCTACCAACTGGTCCAGGGCCTGCTGACGCTCGGCACCGGCGGCCTCTTCGGCGCCGGACCGGGCGGCGGGCAGCCGACCCTGCTGCCCGAGGTGCAGACCGACTTCATCTTCGCCGGCATCGGCGAGGAGATCGGCCTCTTCGGCCTCTCCGCCCTGCTGGTGGTCTACCTGCTGATCGTCGAGCGGGGGCTGCGGGCCGCGTTGGCGGTGCGCGACTCGTTCGGCAAGCTGCTCGCCGGTGGCCTGGCCTTCACGCTCGGCCTCCAGGTCTTCGTCATCGTCGGCGGCATCAGCAAGCTGATCCCGCTGACCGGGCAGACCACCCCGTTCCTCTCCGCCGGTGGCTCGTCGCTGATGGCGAACTGGCTGCTCATCGCGATCCTGCTGCGGGTCTCCGACGGTGCCCGCCGCCCGGTGACCGGGGGCGGCCCGGCCGCGCGGCCCGCCGGCGGGCCGCCGGAACAACTGCACGGTGCTCCCACGGAGGTGATCCGGCCGTGAACGCACCCCTGCGCCGCGTCGGCGTGGTCGTGATGATCCTGTTCGGGCTGCTCTTCGCGAACCTGAACTGGATCCAGGCCTACAAGGCCGACGAATACCGCAACAGCGACTACAACGGCCGGGTCCAGGTCGCCGAGTACGAGCGCAAGCGCGGCAACATCGAGGTCGGCGGGACCGCGTACGCGATCAGCAAGGACACCGGCGGCAAGCTGCGCTTCCTGCGCACCTACCCGAGCGGTGAGGTGTACGCCCACGTGCTCGGCGCCAAGCCGGTCAACGGCAGCGACTTCGGCATCGAGCGGGTCGAGAACGACTTCCTCGCCGGCACCAGCGACCAACTGATCGCCAACCGGGTGAAGGACATGTTCACCGGCGAGGAGACCGGCGGCGGCAACGTGCTGCTGACCCTCTCCAAGCGGGCCCAGCAGACGGCGTACAAGGAACTCCAGGGCAACAACGTCGACGCGACCAAGGGCGCGGCGATCGCCATCGACCCGCGTACCGGGGCGGTGCAGGCGCTCGTCTCCATGCCCAGCTTCGACCCCAACCCGCTGGCCAGCCACGACACCACCGCGGCCGGCGCGGCGTACAACAAGCTCGACAAGGATCCGGACCGCCCGCTGGCCAACCGGGCGCTCGGCGAGACGCTGCCGCCCGGCTCCACCTTCAAGATCGTGGTGGCCGCCGCCGCCCTGGAGAACGGCGTCACCCAGCAGACGAAGATCCCGGCCGGCGAGTCCTACACCCCGCCGACCTCCGGCGCGCCGATCCGCAACGCCGCTCCCTCGATCTGCCCCGAGCCCCAGGTGACCCTGCTGGACGCGGTCACCGAGTCCTGCAACACCGGCTTCGCCCAGCTCGGCGTGAAGCTCGGCGCGGACAAGATCAAGGAGAAGGCCCGCCAGTTCGGCTTCGAGCAGGAGGACCTCACCGTCGGCCAGCTCAACGAGGGCGGGCTGGCGGTGGCGGCGAGCCGTACCGGCGACATGGCCGCCCCCGGCGGCGCGACCGACCCGGCCGCCCTGGCCCAGTCCTCGATCGGCCAGCGGGACGTCCGGATGACCCCGTTGCAGGGCGCGCTGATCGCCGCCTCGGTCGCCAACGGCGGCAGCCAGATGCGGCCGTACCTGGTCAAGCAGTTGCTCGCCCCGGACCGCACCACCAGCTACTACACCGCCAAGCCGCGGGAGCTGCGCCGCCCGGTCAGCGGGCCGGTCGCCAAGGACCTCCGCGACATGATGGAGAGCGTGGTCGAGAAGGGCACCGGGCAGACCGCCGACATCGACGGGTACGTCGTCGGCGGCAAGACCGGCACCGCGCAGTCCGGGCCGAACACCCCCGACCACGGCTGGTTCATCGGCTTCGCCATGGACAAGAACGGCACCCCGCTCTCCGCGGTCTGCGTCGAGCTGGAGCGGGCCGGCCCCGGCGGCAGCCGCGAGGCGGCCCGGATCGCCGGCAAGATCATGGCCGCCGCCATCGCCGACTCGGGGGGCCGCTGACATGCTCAGCCCCGGGGTGCAGCTCGGCAACCGCTACCGCCTCGACGAGCGGATCGCCAGCGGTGGCATGGGCGACGTGTGGCGCGGC
This genomic window contains:
- a CDS encoding FtsW/RodA/SpoVE family cell cycle protein, producing MTAAAVPAASPASTGEQPGVRLARSRRNAELSLLLLAMVLVAAYSATIEANVLDTVTPDFWIPAATLGLVFVGLHLVIRWLAPFADPALLPAVALLNGIGVGFLRRYDLAQAAPEERENLATFAGTGGRQLAWTLAAVILAAALLAILRDHRSLSRYAYTLGLAGIVLVMIPAVLPNRFSEINGAKLWIRFGGFQIQPGEFAKLALLTFFAYYLVRKREVLSLASRRLLGIDFPRGRDLGPVLVVWMISILVLVFEKDLGTSLLYFGMFVVTLYVATERVSWLLIGLLLFFGGAYLAYVLGGTIGGPFANFYLRAEIWLDPFGDPYNKGYQLVQGLLTLGTGGLFGAGPGGGQPTLLPEVQTDFIFAGIGEEIGLFGLSALLVVYLLIVERGLRAALAVRDSFGKLLAGGLAFTLGLQVFVIVGGISKLIPLTGQTTPFLSAGGSSLMANWLLIAILLRVSDGARRPVTGGGPAARPAGGPPEQLHGAPTEVIRP
- a CDS encoding peptidoglycan D,D-transpeptidase FtsI family protein produces the protein MNAPLRRVGVVVMILFGLLFANLNWIQAYKADEYRNSDYNGRVQVAEYERKRGNIEVGGTAYAISKDTGGKLRFLRTYPSGEVYAHVLGAKPVNGSDFGIERVENDFLAGTSDQLIANRVKDMFTGEETGGGNVLLTLSKRAQQTAYKELQGNNVDATKGAAIAIDPRTGAVQALVSMPSFDPNPLASHDTTAAGAAYNKLDKDPDRPLANRALGETLPPGSTFKIVVAAAALENGVTQQTKIPAGESYTPPTSGAPIRNAAPSICPEPQVTLLDAVTESCNTGFAQLGVKLGADKIKEKARQFGFEQEDLTVGQLNEGGLAVAASRTGDMAAPGGATDPAALAQSSIGQRDVRMTPLQGALIAASVANGGSQMRPYLVKQLLAPDRTTSYYTAKPRELRRPVSGPVAKDLRDMMESVVEKGTGQTADIDGYVVGGKTGTAQSGPNTPDHGWFIGFAMDKNGTPLSAVCVELERAGPGGSREAARIAGKIMAAAIADSGGR